One genomic segment of Vicinamibacterales bacterium includes these proteins:
- the accD gene encoding acetyl-CoA carboxylase, carboxyltransferase subunit beta produces the protein MVWFKKVRKPIEPQAGKESRVPEGLWVKCPSCGEIIYNKDLASTFHVCPKCAHHFRLGAIDRLRLLLDGDFVEYDRDLRSTDPLGFVDTKPYRTRLAATIAATGMRDAVICATGRIDGIETSVAAMEYTFIGGSMGVVVGEKITRSIERAIARELPVVIVASSGGARMMEGALSLMQMAKISGALARLDRARLPYISVLTDPTTGGVTASFAMLGDVNIAEPKALIGFAGPRVIEQTIRQKLPEGFQRSEFLLEHGMLDMVVDRRELKAAIARVLRFALRARQAGPVPAVSEP, from the coding sequence ATGGTGTGGTTCAAGAAGGTCCGCAAGCCCATCGAGCCGCAGGCCGGGAAGGAGAGCCGGGTTCCCGAGGGCCTGTGGGTCAAGTGCCCCTCGTGCGGCGAAATCATCTATAACAAGGACCTCGCCTCGACCTTTCACGTCTGCCCGAAGTGTGCGCATCATTTCCGTCTCGGCGCGATCGACCGGCTGCGGCTGCTGCTGGACGGCGATTTCGTCGAGTACGACCGCGATCTTCGCTCGACCGATCCGCTCGGATTCGTCGACACCAAGCCATACCGGACGCGGCTCGCCGCCACCATCGCCGCCACCGGCATGCGCGACGCGGTGATCTGCGCCACCGGACGGATCGACGGCATCGAGACGTCGGTGGCGGCGATGGAATACACGTTCATCGGCGGGAGCATGGGGGTGGTGGTCGGCGAGAAGATCACCCGCTCCATCGAGCGCGCGATCGCGCGCGAGCTGCCGGTCGTGATCGTCGCCTCGTCGGGCGGCGCGCGGATGATGGAAGGCGCGCTGTCGCTGATGCAGATGGCGAAGATCAGCGGCGCCCTGGCGCGCCTCGATCGCGCGCGCCTGCCGTATATCTCGGTACTGACCGATCCGACGACCGGCGGCGTCACCGCCAGCTTTGCGATGCTCGGCGACGTCAACATCGCCGAACCCAAGGCGCTCATCGGCTTCGCCGGCCCTCGCGTCATCGAGCAGACGATCCGCCAGAAGCTGCCCGAGGGCTTCCAGCGCAGCGAATTCCTGCTCGAGCACGGGATGCTCGACATGGTGGTCGACCGGCGCGAGCTGAAGGCGGCGATCGCGCGGGTGCTCCGCTTCGCGCTCCGCGCGCGCCAGGCCGGACCTGTGCCGGCCGTCAGCGAGCCGTGA
- a CDS encoding folylpolyglutamate synthase/dihydrofolate synthase family protein, translated as MSGPATGFLFSLERFGMKFGLANMATLCETLGHPERAFPSIHVAGTNGKGSVAAMVDTALGAAGWRTGRYTSPHLTRLEERFVIDGREVTPEVLERAAARVRTVVERLVASGGLETWPTFFECTTAVAFDLFREARVDAAVIEAGLGGRLDATNVLSPMATAIVSIDFDHQAQLGETLAAIAFEKAGIIKAGVPIVAGALPAEAMAVIARTAVERGAPLTCAGDDLALAAEVASLPLALAGAHQRANAAVALRLLEVVDADARHPIRVGAAARRAGLTTASWPGRLEALAWRGRAILLDAAHNPAGAAALASYLATVAPEGVTLVFGAMQDKAIDAMLGALAPRVRRLIGTTAPTPRAARADVLVAAARRAGLDAEAVDDPMAALARALDAADPVVVAGSIFLIGAIRGQLAP; from the coding sequence GTGAGCGGGCCCGCCACCGGATTTCTGTTCAGCCTCGAGCGCTTCGGAATGAAGTTCGGCCTGGCCAACATGGCCACGCTGTGCGAGACGCTCGGCCACCCCGAGCGGGCGTTTCCCTCCATCCACGTCGCCGGCACCAACGGCAAGGGATCGGTGGCGGCGATGGTCGATACCGCGCTCGGCGCCGCCGGATGGCGGACTGGCCGCTACACCTCGCCCCACCTGACCCGGCTCGAAGAGCGCTTCGTCATCGATGGCAGGGAGGTGACGCCCGAGGTACTGGAGCGCGCCGCGGCGCGGGTCCGCACCGTAGTCGAACGACTGGTCGCGTCGGGTGGGCTCGAAACGTGGCCGACGTTCTTCGAGTGCACGACGGCGGTGGCGTTCGACCTCTTCCGCGAGGCGCGCGTCGACGCCGCGGTCATCGAGGCGGGACTCGGCGGACGGCTCGACGCGACCAACGTCCTGTCGCCGATGGCCACGGCGATCGTGTCGATCGACTTCGATCATCAGGCGCAGCTTGGCGAGACGCTGGCGGCGATCGCCTTCGAAAAGGCCGGCATCATCAAGGCGGGCGTCCCGATCGTGGCCGGAGCGCTCCCTGCCGAGGCCATGGCGGTGATCGCGCGCACCGCCGTCGAGCGCGGCGCGCCCTTGACGTGCGCCGGCGACGATCTGGCGCTCGCCGCTGAGGTGGCCTCCCTGCCGCTGGCGCTTGCCGGGGCGCACCAGCGCGCCAACGCCGCGGTGGCACTGCGGCTTCTCGAGGTCGTCGACGCCGACGCGCGCCACCCGATCCGTGTCGGCGCCGCGGCGCGGCGGGCCGGCCTGACGACGGCGTCGTGGCCGGGGCGTCTGGAAGCGCTCGCCTGGCGCGGACGGGCGATCCTGCTCGACGCGGCCCACAATCCGGCCGGCGCGGCGGCGCTGGCGTCCTATCTGGCGACGGTCGCGCCGGAGGGTGTGACCTTGGTGTTCGGAGCGATGCAGGACAAGGCGATCGACGCGATGCTCGGCGCGCTCGCGCCGCGGGTGCGACGGCTGATCGGCACGACCGCGCCGACGCCGCGCGCCGCGCGCGCCGACGTGCTCGTCGCGGCCGCACGCCGCGCCGGCCTCGACGCCGAGGCGGTCGACGATCCGATGGCGGCGCTGGCGCGCGCCCTCGACGCCGCGGATCCCGTCGTGGTGGCTGGATCGATCTTCCTGATCGGCGCGATCCGGGGACAGCTGGCGCCGTGA